CGTCCCGGCGCGCTGAACACTGTCTTACCAGCAGAAGCCCCGGGGCGAGTGCCCCGGGGCTTCGCCGTCTGGTCACTCGCTCCGCTGGATCGCGAGGAGACCAGCAGAATGCAGGATCATCGAAAGCTCGGCCGCGAGCTAGAACTATTCGGGTCCGACCCCTTGATCGGCGCGGGCCTGCCGTATTGGCTGCCGGATGGGGCGGTGGTGCGGCACGCCCTGGAGGAATACCTCCGGGAGGTGGAGCGCCACGCCGGTTACCAGCACGTCTACTCGCCGGTGTTGGGCAAGCGCGAGCTGTACGAGATCTCCGGCCACTGGTCGCACTACCGCGAGCACATGTTCCCGCCGATGAATCTCGGGGACGAGCAGGTCGTGCTACGGCCGAGTCTGTGTCCGCATCACGCGTTGATCTATCGCTCGCAGGCCAGGAGCTACCGCGAGTTGCCGTTGCGGATCGCGGAGCTGGGCGGCATGTACCGGTCGGAGCTCTCCGGTGTGCTCGGTGGGCTGACCAGGGTCCGGTCCATCCAACTCAACGATGCCCACATCTTCTGCACCATCGACCAGGTCGCCGCCGAGGCATCGGCAGCGCTGGCACTCATCCGCGCCGCCTATCGGGATCTGGGGATCCAACCGGTCGGATACCGGCTCTCCCTGCCTGCGCAGCAGGGCGAATACGTCGGCGAACCCGCGATGTGGCGGCGGGCGGCCGAACTGTTGACCGGGGTACTCGACGATGCGGGGGTCGACTATCGCGCAGAAGCAGGCGAAGCGGCGTTCTACGGCCCCAAGATCGATGTCCAGATCGCAGATCACGCAGGCCGGGAGAGCACCCTGTCGACCATCCAGGTCGATTTCCATCAGCCCGCGCAATTCGATCTGCACTACGTCGGCTCCGATGGTGCCCAGCATCGACCGGTGATGGTGCATCGGAGCATCATCGGCAGCATGGAGCGCGCCATGGCGCAGCTGATCGAGATTCACGGTGGTGCTTTCCCGGCCTGGTTGGCCCCGACTCAGCTGGCGGTCCTGCCGGTCTCCGATGCGGAGGTGCCCGCAGCGCAGGACTGTGTCCGACAGGGCATCGCCGCTGGTCTACGTGCTCGGCTGGTCGCTCCTTCCCAGGGCAGTCTCGGCGCGCGGATCCGTGCCGATCGTCGGGTGCCCTACCAGGCGGTGATCGGGGAGCGGGAGGTCGCAGGCCGGCAGGTCGCACTGCGGTTGCGGAACGGGCATCGACCTGCGGCTTTGCCGGTCACCGAGGCGGTGGCGGGCATCCGGGCGAACGTCGTGGCCCGAAGCGTCGACCTCTGGGCGGCTACCGATCGCGAATAATGCGGGGCAAACGGGACTACTTCGGATCCTCGGCCGCCTTGATCACCGCCGCGACCCACGCCTCGGTCGCGGCGGTGCCCGCCGGATCCGGACCGGGTGTGCCGTTGATCGTGGCGGTCAGGGCGATGAAGCGGTCGAAGATGCCGCCCCACTGGGTCATGAAACCGTCGACGGCGTCGCCGACGTTATTCAGTTCCGGTGGATCGGCCAGCCAGCCGCGAACCTCCTCGATATCGGCTTCGTCCGCGGCGCGGCCGGATGCCTCGGCGGTGATCTCGGCGGTCGCCACGACCAGGCGTTCGACGATCTCTCTGGCCATCGGCGAATCGACCGCCACGCCGCGCTGTTGGGCCTCGGCGGCCTCCAAGTCGACCTTGTGTTGTTTCTCGATCGCCGCGAGCATCGGCGGCGCGGTGATCTCTATCGAGCGCTCCGAGGCGGAGAAGCTGGTTTCGAAGAACTGGCGAACCGAGCGTCGGTACTCGGCGTCGCGTACCAGGTCCGCCAGTTCGATCCAGGCTTCCAGCTGTTCGGTGGTGGGCTCCTCGGGCAGCTTGCATCGCCACTGATGCATCTGCTCGGCGAAGGCGGGATGAACGTTGATCCCATCGGTGATCTCATCCCAGAACTCGTCGATGAGTCGATCGCGTTCGTCATCGGACATGGACACCAGCTTGTGCATGAGACTCACCTGTTCTGTGCTGCTGTGTTGTTTCACGATGGTCCGTAGGACGGCCCGTCGAGCCTGGAGCCTGCGGGTCTGCCGCTCGACCAGACCCAGATGGGTCGTGGCCAGTTCACGCAGGGTCGTCTCCTCCGCGAGTAGCCGCCGGACCTCGTCGAGGTTCGCGTCCATCTCGCGCAGCGTTCGGACGAGGCTCAGCCGCGCCACGGCGTGGATGTCGTAGAGCCGGAATCCGCCGTTGGTCAGCTCCGTCGGCGGGATGATCCCGATGTCGGAGTAGAACCTGATGGCACTGACGCTCAGGCCCGTGCGGCGGGCCGTGTCGCCGATGGAATACAGCTCGTTGTCGTCCACGGGCACCACTATGGGATCTCAAGCAGCATGAGAATCAAGTCCGCATCCGCAGTGCGGGAGCCGCTCAGCCTTGACTCGCGGTCGCGAGGTGACGTCGGAACCACCTCGTCAGCCCGGCATCCACATCGCGAGCCTGCGGCAGTTGTGGCGCAGGCTCGATTCCGGGTTCGTCGGCAAGGGGATGCGCCAACCCGGGAATCGACAGCATTTCGGATCGCAGGTCCAATGCGTCGGCGAGATGGAAGGCATCGGCCCGCAGCTCAGGATGGTCCGATTCGCCGCTGACGATCAGCAGCGGCGCGCGAGCAGCGATGATGTCTGCTTGGGCCACGAAGTCGAGACCATCGACGATCTGCTCGGACTGGGCGTCGTAGGGATAGTCCCCGAACAATCCGACGACCGACCTCATCCGGATGGCCGCATTCACGATGGCGGCCGCAGCGACCGGGATGTCGGTGTCGGTCAGGATTCGCAGGGCGACGGCACCGCCCAACGAACCGCCGAGCACACCGAGCGGACCGTCGTTCACGGGCAGCTGTGCACGGATCGACGCGAGCGCCGCCGGAAACTCCTCGGTCGCCTGTCGGACGAAGGGGTGCAGGAAGGACATCAGGACGTCTTCGCGCATCAGCTTCAGGCCGGCGTCCATGCTGCCGTCGACCATCCGAGCTCCGCACATCGGCATACCGAGGTGCACTCGCCACACCGGTAGCCCGTTCATCGGCAGAGCGGCCGCGAAGGCGGCATTCGATCTCGGCGCATCCAACATGTGCCAACTGACGAGCAGTGGCGCGGGTCCATCGGTCGCCGGTGGTAGCGCGGTGAACGGCACACCGGCGGCGGTTCCGGTGATCGGTGAGGTCATGGGTCGACGCTAGGTCGACCAGTGATCACGGGGAACGGTTTGCGCTGACGGCGGAAGTCGCCACCGACATGGAGGCTTAGCGGTGGATAAGGTGCCGCGCGCTGTCGCAGTGGTCAGGAGGCGGCTTCGAGCCGAAGACCGTTGCGCCAGGCGGCGGCGAGGTCCTGGATCGGCAGGTCGAGCACCTCGCTGAGGCAGGCGATCGTGCCGAATGCCGGGGTCGGCAGCCTGCCGGTCTCGATCTTGCGCAGTGTCTCCGGCGACATGCCCGCCGCCTGCGCCACCTCGCCGAGATCTCGGTCCGCCCGTGCCGCCCGCAGGAGCTTGCCGAGGCGCCGACCGGCCTCGATCTGTTCGGGCGTGTGCGGATTGCGGACCACGACATCAGGGTACGGTTGGTACTTTAATACCGCAAGGTGCTACCTTGGTATTATTATACCAATGGTGGAAGGTGTTCCATGATCGAGTTGAAATCGCCTGCGGAGATCGAACGCATGCACGTGGCCGGGCGGTTCGTCGCCGAGGTACTCACCGAGGTCGGCAGACTCGCCGACGTGGGCGTCAATCTCATGGACCTGGAACACCACGTCCGAGGCATGATCGAGAAGCGCGGCGCGCAATCGTGCTACTGGGACTACTCGCCGTCCTTCGGCAAGGGTCCGTTCCGCAACGTCATCTGCCTCTCGGTCAACGACGCGGTCCTACACGGCCTGCCGCACGACTACGTGCTCCGTGATGGCGACGTGCTGAGCGCGGACATCGCGGTGAGCATCGACGGCTGGGCGGCCGATTCGGCACGCACCATCATCGTGGGCACCCCCGCCGAGGAGGATCTGCGGATCATTCGCGCCACCGAGGAAGCGTTGGAGGCAGCGATCGAGGTGTCGCGCCCCGGAAATCGCATCGGCGACATCTCGGCGGCGATCGGTGCCGTGGCCGGTGACTACGGCTATCCCGTCAACACCGAGTTCGGCGGCCACGGCATCGGCCGCACCATGCACGAGGACCTCCACGTCGCCAACAAGGGCAAGGCGGGCCGGGGCATGAAGCTCAAGCCGGGGCTCACCCTCGCGCTCGAACCCTGGTTCGCGCGGACCACCGACCGGATCATCTACGACCCCGACGGCTGGACCATCCGATCGGCCGACGGCTCGCGCACCGCGCACTCCGAACACACCATCGCGGTCACCGAGGACGGACCCCTGGTGCTCACTCGCCGCGAGTCCGCTGCCGCGTGAGTTGCTCGACGGCGCATTCCCTCCCACTGGGGTGATCATGGTGTCCGGGTCTGTTCGGCAACGGTGCTATTCCGAGAGGTAGATCGGGCCGCTCGTAGCGCCGGGCTGGTCAACGCCAGGTCGGGGTTGTCCCGCCCAGCGAGCATGTGGTCGAGCCAGCGTTCATACCAGGCTAGGAAGTCAGGCGCGGACGAGACGGTGGGCTCCCGATAGCCTTCGGAGTTCCCGGTGACGATGCGGCCGGTGAGCGGCCCGGTGATGCCCAGCAGCACCAGATCGCTGCACCCTGCCTCGATGATGTGTAGGAACAGGTCATCCTGACAAGGCGGTCTCGCGAGGCTGAACCCCCGGTGGGACGCGCCGTTCCTCGGCGGGTCCATCGTCCGTAGTTCGCAGGACTGCAAGCTCAGCAGTCCGTAGAACGGCGAGGCAGCGCCACCGCCGAGTGTGGTCAGGAAGCCGCGGTATGGGCCAGGCAGTTCGATGCCGTGGCCGGCTTCGAACTCGGCGACCGCGGTTCTCGACAACGGCGCGTCGAGGCGGAACCGGTGCACCTGTTCGCCGAAGGAGTGGCTTCGGAGTGGGGCATAGGGCACCTGTGCGAGCTTGCGGCCGATGTGGCCGAGTCGCGGGTCCATGCGGATCATTCTCCCCAGAGCATTGGTTCGAGGATTCATCCGAGCTGTTCGCCACCGATCGCTGCCGATGGGAGTGGCCCGGGAAGCTGCCGTTACCGGCAGATCCGCTCGGTCGGCAGCGCTGTCGGACAAGCGCCGTTCGCGGTCGTCCGACCTTCCTCGGTGCATCCCGCTTCCTGGGTATCACGGGGAGTCTTGCCTGGTCGGTTCAGGACAAGGTTCGTGGACCGACCGGTCAAGAATCCGTATCCTGGGCCGCATGCCACGTCCGCGATCGTTCGACGAGAAACAGGTGCTGAACGCCGTCCGTGATCAGTTCTGGGGCGCCGGTTACGCCGCGACCTCGCTGGAGGACCTGATGCGGGTCAGTGGCCTGGGCAAAGGCAGCCTGTATGCAGCGTTCGGCGACAAACGTCAGCTGTTCCTCCGGGCGCTGCGCAGCTACACCGAGGAAAGCCATGGCCACCTTCGACGAGCCCTCGATGAGGCCCCACGGGCCTTGGACGCACTACGCGCGCTCCTCAAGGCACCGACCGACGACGTGAGCGACACCGGCACGCGGCGAGGCTGCCTGCTGGCCAACAGCGCCTACGAACTCGGTAACGCCGATCCGGAAGTCCTCGACCACGCCCACCGCACCTACGAGACGTCCACCGCGCTGATCGGTGACTGCGTCGCCCGCGCCCAACGCGAGGGCGACCTGCCTACCGGAGTGGATCCGATCGGACTGGCGCGGGCCCTGCTGGCCGCACAACAGGGGCTCGTGTTCATGAGCCGGACCGGGCTGGACACGGCCACACTCGACCTCACGGCACGATCGCTCGCGGCTCGGCTCCTGCCGGACCACTCCGGCGACTGAACGCCGTGAATCTGCTGGTCAGGAGGATCCCGAAGGTCGATCGGTCGGGTAGGGGTCAGCGGGATCGAACTGACCCGGCGAGCGGATCTGCGGCTCTGCCCGGCTGCAGGGATCAGCTCTGGGCCATGTCGACGAAACGGCTGTAATGCAGCTGGTGGGCCAGGGTGACCGTGGAGGTCGGGCCAGCACGGTGCTTGGCCAGGATCAGGTCGGCCTCGCCCATCCGGGGGTCGTCGCGCTCGAAGGCATCCGGGCGGTGGATCAGCAGCACCATGTCGGCGTCCTGCTCAAGTGATCCGGATTCACGCAGGTCGGAGAGCATGGGGCGCTTGTCGGTCCGCTGTTCGGGTCCTCGGTTGAGCTGACTGATCGCCACGACCGGCACCTCAAGTTCCTTGGCCAACAACTTGAGATGTCGGGAGAACTCGGAGACCTCCTGCTGTCGGGATTCGACGCGCTTACCCGAGCTCATCAGCTGGAGATAGTCGACGACGACGAGCTTCAGATCATTACGCTGCTTGAGCCGTCGGGCCTTGGCGCGGATCTCCATCATGGTGAGGTTCGGCGAGTCATCGACGAACAGCGGTGCCTCGCTGACCTCGCCCATCCGTCTGGCCAGCCGGGTCCAGTCGTCATCGGTCATCTTGCCGCCGCGCATGTCCTGGAGTCGGATGCGGGCCTCTGCGGAGAGCATCCGCATCACGATCTCGGTCTTGCTCATCTCGAGCGAGAAGATGACGCTGCTGAAGCCGTGCTTGATCGAACAGGATCTGGCGAAGTCCAGGCCCAGCGTGGACTTACCGACACCGGGACGCGCGGCGACGATGATCATCTGTCCGGGGTGCAGCCCGTTGGTCACCGCGTCCAGGTCGGCGAATCCGGTGGGGACTCCGAGTGACATGCCGTCGCGGGAGGCGATGGCGTCGATCTCGTCCATGGTCGGCTGCAACAGGTGTTCGAGGGCCACGTAGTCCTCGCTGGTGCGGCGCTCGGTCACCTCGTAGATGGCGGCCTGCGCCCGGTCGACCACCTCGTCGATCGCCGCACCCTCGGAGCCGTGGTAGCCGAGCTGCACGATTCGGGTGCCTGCCTCGACAAGACGTCGTAGGACGGCCTTCTCCGCCACGATCTCGGCGTAGTAGCCGGCGTTGGCCGCGGTGGGGACGGTGGCGATCAGGGTGTGCATGTAAGGCGCACCGCCGATCCTGGTCAGCTCGGTGCGTCGTTCCAGCTCGGCGGAGACGGTGATGGCATCGGCGGGCTCACCTCGGCCGTAGAGATCGAGGATGCAGTCGTAGATGGCCTGATGCGCGGGGCGGTAGAAGTCGTCGGGGCGGACCACCTCCACGACGTCGGCGATGGCGTCCTTGCTGAGCAGCATCCCGCCGAGGACGGACTGCTCGGCCGCGAGATCCTGCGGTGGTTGCCGGTCGAATCCGCCGCCGTTGTCCGTCGCCGCTGCGCGATCGTCGGTGAGAGCCACCTGTTCCCTCCGGTCCTTGCTTCGCGATTCCCCGGTAGCCCCGGGTTGGAGTCGATGCCTTCGGCGCCCGTGGTCTGCGCCGAATCTCGTCCCTGGCGCCGGCGTTGGCCTGCGGGTTCGCACCGCTTTCGGCGACGACGTTCTTACACCGCCCGACGAACGCTAGATCCCTCGTCTGGAGCAGGCAAACACTCCTGTGGACATGCCTGTGGATAACCTGGGGATGGTTGCCTTGATCTGACCACAGCCTGCGGCAAGCCTGGGGACAACCTGTGGATAACTTGGGTAGCTCTGATAGAAAGCCCAGGTCAAACCCTGTGGGCAAAGTGTGGGGAAACTAGCCGCCGTTCCCATCGGCGTGTCGCGGAAAGCGGGCCGTCGGCGTGTCGATCTTGCTCTAAACGCGAAATGATCCACAGGAGCGGCGTGAGCTATCCACTAGTGCTTCTGAGTGATAACAGCGAAGGCTCGCACCCACCGTTCGACCGTGTGTTACCGCGAACTCGCGAGCGCTTCGACATGATCGTCTTCGATGTATCGATGCGAGCGGGGCCAGGCCGCCTGGGCGACGAGCGTGCAGGTCCGCCCCGAACAGACCCGAAGTGGCGACAGCGGCCGCCGTCGGACACGCCCCACACAGACGACTGCGGCGCCGCCCCGTTCGAGAACGGGAAGCGACGCCGCAGCACGATGTCATCGGTGAATCACCGACGAGGCACTTACGCGGGAGCAACCTCGAGGTTGATCGCCACGGTGACCTCCGGGTGCAGCCGGACGCTCACCGAGTGCTTGCCGGTCTTCTTGATGTGACCGGGAAGCTGGATCGACCGCTTGTCCAGCAGCGGTCCACCGGCGGCCTTGACCGCGGTAACCACGTCGGACGTCGTGACCGAGCCGAAGAGCTTGCCGCTGTCCTGGGAGGCACGAACGCGGTGCCGGATCGCACCGAGGCCCTCCAGGCTCGACTTGATCTCCTTGGCGTGGTCGAGGTCGCGGATCCGCTTGCCCTCTTGGGAACGGCGGATCGTGGCGACCTGCTTCTCCGCGCCACGGGTGGCCAGGATGGCCAGCCCGCGCGGCATCAGGTAGTTGCGGCCGTAGCCGTCCTTGACCTCGACGATGTCGCCGGGGCCGCCGAGACCGCTGACATCAGCGGTGAGGATGAGCTTCATTTTCGCTCCTTACCCTCTCAGCGAGCGGTCGAGGTGTAGGGCAGCAGGGCCATCTCGCGCGAGTTCTTGACCGCGACGGCGACGTCCCGCTGGTGCTGGCTGCAGTTACCGGTGACCCGGCGAGCCCGGATCTTGCCGCGGTCGGAGATGTACTTCCGAAGCAGCGTGGTGTCCTTGTAGTCGATGTTCTGCGGGTGGCCCTTGCGGGCGTCCTTGCAGAAGACGCAGACCTTCTTCTTAGGCTTGCGTACGGGTGGCTTAGCCATTGGTCTTACTCCTGGTTGTCATCCTCATCGGCCGCGGATGCGATGTCCTCGGCCGAAAACGCCGTGGCCGTCTAGAACGGAGGCTCGTCGCTGTATCCGCCGCCGGATCCGCCACTGGGACCGGCCGGGGGCGCGGAGCCCCACGGGTCGTCGACGGGTGCGCTGCCGCCACCGCCGCTCGATCCGTAACCGCCGCCACCGCCACTGCCCCGGTTCACCTTGTTGACCTTGGCGGTCGCGTACCGCAGCGAGGGGCCGATCTCGTCGACCTCGAGCTCGACGACGGTGCGGTCCTCGCCTTCCTTGGTCTTGAAGGAACGCTGCCGCAGCCTGCCCTGAACGACGACACGCATGCCTCGGCTCAGCGACTCGGCCGCGTTCTCGGCGGCCTGCCGCCAGAGGCTGCAGCGGAGGAACAGCGCTTCGCCGTCCTTCCACTCGCCCGACTGCCGGTCGAAGGTGCGGGGGGTGGAGGCAACGGTGAAGTTCGCCACCGCGGCACCCGATGAGGTGAAGCGGAGGTCTGGATCGGCGGTCAGGTTCCCGACCACGGTGATTGTCGTCTCACCAGCCATCAGTGTGCCTCCGACCGATCACTTGGAGACGGAGTCACGACGCAGGACCTTGGTGCGCAGCACCGTCTCCTGCAGCGAGAGCTGACGGTCGAGTTCCTTGACCGCGTCCGGCTCGGCGTGCACGTTCAGCAGGGCGTAGATGCCCTCGGCGTGCTTCTCGATCTCGAAGGCCAACCGGCGGCGGCCCCAGACGTCGACGTTCTCCACGTTGCCGCCTGCGGTGCGGATGACGTTGAGGAACGTGTCCAGGGACGGAGCGACGGTGCGCTCGTCGAGACTGGGGTCAAGGATGACCATTACCTCGTAATGACGCATGACAGACCTCACCTCCTGTGGTCTCATCGGCCACGGGCTATCCGTGGCAGGAGGGTCGTCGCGTCGACAACAGCACCACGTTATCAGCGAGGTCGCCCACGGCCCTTCGGGCCCCGTCACCAGCTCACATGAGCCAACCGCAGACCTCACTTACCGGCCGTCTGTTGGTTACCCTCACCGCATGCCTATCGGTGCGCACGTCGACGCCGACGATCCGCTCGGCACCGCCCAGGAGCGTGGAGCGGATGTCGTGCAGTTCTTCCTGTCCGATCCGCAGACGTGGAAGGCCCCCACGCCGCACCCGCAGGCAGCGCAGTTGCAGGCTGCGGGGATCTCGGTCTTCATCCACTCCCCCTATGTGCTGAACGTGGCATCCACCAACAACCGGATCCGGATTCCGTCGCGCAAGGCGGTGATCGCGCAGGCCAAGGCCGCCGCCGAGACACACGCCCTGGGATTGATCGTGCACGGCGGTCATGTCCGGCAGGGCGAGGATCCGGCCGTCGGCGTGGACAACTGGCGCAAGCTCTTCTCCCGGCAGGCCGCCGAGGGTGGCTTCGCCGTGCCGATCCTGATCGAGAACACCGCGGGCGGCGATGGCGCGATGGCCAGGGGTCTCGACGCTCTCGGCAGGTTGTGGGACTCGATCGGCGAATTCGATCCCGGGTTCTGCCTGGACACCTGTCACGCCTTCGCCTCCGGTGAGGAGCTGGCGAGTCTCGTCGAGCGGACCAAGGCGATCACCGGTCGCATCGACCTGGTGCATCTGAACAGCTCACGGGACGCCTTCGGCTCGGGCCGAGACCGGCACGCGAACCTGGCGGACGGCACGATCGAGGTCGAACAGTTGGTCGCGGTCTGCGCTCAGGCGGGTGCGCCGGTCGTGGTCGAGACTCCCGGCGCCGGTCAGGCTGCCGACATCAGTCATCTACGTCGTGAACTGGGAGTTTGATCCGCCGTGCCGAGCGATGATCGGGACACCGTGCAGGCGTGGGATCAGTCGCAATCAGCACCATCGGGTTCGTCCACGGACACTCGCGGCACGGGTGGGATGACCAAGAAGGTCGCATTGACCAGGTACGCGCTGGCGTTCCTCGTACTGCTCAGCGGCCTGACACTGTTCCTCGGTTATGCCAACAAGGCCCGCTGCACCGGGCCGGAGTTCGATCAGTTCGGCCGTAGTCAGCCCGACTACAAGGAACGCATGGACGGCGATGTCTGTTACTCCGACATCCAGCATCTGTGGCTCGGCCGCGACATCGATCAACATGTCTTCCCCTATCTCAGCGGCGGCATCACCGAGGATGGCCAGCTCGTCGGCGGTGTCGTCGAGTACCCGGTCCTCAGCGGCCTGTTGATCTGGGCGGGCGCCCTGTTCGCCACCAACGACGCGGGTTTCCTGTTGGGCTCGGCGGTGGTGATGGCGCCGTTCGGTCTGCTCACGGCGTGGCTGCTCGGGCAGCTCGCGCGGTGGAGGGCGTTGTTGTGGGCCTTAGGGCCGCCCATCGTCCTCTACGCATTCCATAATTGGGATCTGCCGGTGGTCGCATGTGCGGTGGCGGCCATCTATGTGTTGCAGCGCGGCTGGGGACGAGCAGGCGCGGATCGACCACTGATCGATCGAGCCACCGCAGCCTCGGTGCTGCTCGCCCTCGGCTTCGCCTTCAAGATCTATCCGGGCATCTTCGTGCTGCCATTGGTGCTGTACGTGCTCACCGGCGGCTATCGCGGCCGGGAGATGCCTGCCGACCTGGTGGCGCGCGGCGCCAGATGGGATGTGGTGGGCGCCGCGAAGGTCGCGATGGCCGCGATGGTGACGGTCGTCGCCGTCAACCTGCCCTTCGCCGTGTTGGGGCTGGAGGGCTGGCTGGCCTCATTCGAGTTCCAGGGAATGCGTTACGTCGACGTGACGACGAACTCGATCTGGTATTGGGGTTTCCGTCCCTGGTCCAACTCCGACAACGCGGGCTTCCAGGCCGCATTGGACATCATCTCGCCTGCTGCGGTGCTCGCGTCCTTCGCGCTGGCCTGTTGGTTGGGGTGGCGTCGATTCCAACGGGAGGGCACCTTCCCGTGGATCCAGGTCTCCGGCGCAATGCTGTGCGGATTCCTGCTGCTGCACAAGGTCCACTCGCCGCAGTACGCGTTGTGGCTGCTGCCCTTCTTCGTGCTGCTGCGGATTCGTTGGGAGTGGATCGCCGCGTACTTCGTGGCCGATCTGGCGATTGGGATCGGCATTTTCCGCTGGTACTACATCACCACTCAAGGCCTGCCATCGTCGATCTACGACAGTTTCGTGCCGCAGGCGGTGATGATCGGCGTCTGGGGCCGGGCCGTATTGCTGGTGGCGTTGTTCTTCGCGTTCCTCGCGGCCAGATCCACCGTGGAGGACGAGGTGCCGCCGGGCCGAGGCTCGCCACGAGGCGTCTCGCCGTCGACGGCAGGCCTGCCGCAGCAGGGTGAGGGCGGCGGCGAATTGGTCGGGGGGCGTACCAACCCGCCGCCACCGATGCTCAGTGTTGACTATTCGCACGGTTTCCGTAAGGGGGTCGGGCACCGGACACCGGCGATTGGGTGAAATTCTCCTGATCATTGGCTTTCGTCCTGCCGGACCGGTACGGCCCTAGCACGCTCTACTCAGAACAAGATTCAGGTTCTGATGACCGATGTGGACCAGGGTTCCCCGGAGGGCGGTGGCGTCATGCGTGATCGTGGCGTGATCAGTGGTGACGAACGATGCAGGATTCAGGTGCTCTTCGGCGACCGGGTGGTCGGAGTTCGATACCGAGGTCAGCTACGCGGTCCGGTAATGCTGCTCACCAGTCAATCCTGGGCGCGCTTCCTCCGCGCCGTTCGGCGCGACGAGTTCTTCGACTTCGCCGTCCCGGAGGAATTCTTGGCCCGACAGCGTACGCCGTCGATCCCCGAGCGGCGAGGTGCCTATGACCCCGCCGAGGCGCCCGACGCCGCCGAGGCGGGATTCGGACCCGCCGTGCTGGCGGGCTCGGTGATCCTCGGCTCGGCCCGGCGCGGACGTTTCCACACGACCACATCGGCGGCGCCGTCGACGACACCGCCGATGGGATCGTCGGCTCCCGTCGATCGCACCGGATCCCCGGCAGGTCGATAGATATCGCGCAGCACCAGCACACACAG
This Actinoalloteichus hymeniacidonis DNA region includes the following protein-coding sequences:
- the thrS gene encoding threonine--tRNA ligase, which translates into the protein MDREETSRMQDHRKLGRELELFGSDPLIGAGLPYWLPDGAVVRHALEEYLREVERHAGYQHVYSPVLGKRELYEISGHWSHYREHMFPPMNLGDEQVVLRPSLCPHHALIYRSQARSYRELPLRIAELGGMYRSELSGVLGGLTRVRSIQLNDAHIFCTIDQVAAEASAALALIRAAYRDLGIQPVGYRLSLPAQQGEYVGEPAMWRRAAELLTGVLDDAGVDYRAEAGEAAFYGPKIDVQIADHAGRESTLSTIQVDFHQPAQFDLHYVGSDGAQHRPVMVHRSIIGSMERAMAQLIEIHGGAFPAWLAPTQLAVLPVSDAEVPAAQDCVRQGIAAGLRARLVAPSQGSLGARIRADRRVPYQAVIGEREVAGRQVALRLRNGHRPAALPVTEAVAGIRANVVARSVDLWAATDRE
- a CDS encoding helix-turn-helix domain-containing protein, whose translation is MDDNELYSIGDTARRTGLSVSAIRFYSDIGIIPPTELTNGGFRLYDIHAVARLSLVRTLREMDANLDEVRRLLAEETTLRELATTHLGLVERQTRRLQARRAVLRTIVKQHSSTEQVSLMHKLVSMSDDERDRLIDEFWDEITDGINVHPAFAEQMHQWRCKLPEEPTTEQLEAWIELADLVRDAEYRRSVRQFFETSFSASERSIEITAPPMLAAIEKQHKVDLEAAEAQQRGVAVDSPMAREIVERLVVATAEITAEASGRAADEADIEEVRGWLADPPELNNVGDAVDGFMTQWGGIFDRFIALTATINGTPGPDPAGTAATEAWVAAVIKAAEDPK
- a CDS encoding helix-turn-helix transcriptional regulator; the encoded protein is MVRNPHTPEQIEAGRRLGKLLRAARADRDLGEVAQAAGMSPETLRKIETGRLPTPAFGTIACLSEVLDLPIQDLAAAWRNGLRLEAAS
- the map gene encoding type I methionyl aminopeptidase yields the protein MIELKSPAEIERMHVAGRFVAEVLTEVGRLADVGVNLMDLEHHVRGMIEKRGAQSCYWDYSPSFGKGPFRNVICLSVNDAVLHGLPHDYVLRDGDVLSADIAVSIDGWAADSARTIIVGTPAEEDLRIIRATEEALEAAIEVSRPGNRIGDISAAIGAVAGDYGYPVNTEFGGHGIGRTMHEDLHVANKGKAGRGMKLKPGLTLALEPWFARTTDRIIYDPDGWTIRSADGSRTAHSEHTIAVTEDGPLVLTRRESAAA
- a CDS encoding SMI1/KNR4 family protein → MDPRLGHIGRKLAQVPYAPLRSHSFGEQVHRFRLDAPLSRTAVAEFEAGHGIELPGPYRGFLTTLGGGAASPFYGLLSLQSCELRTMDPPRNGASHRGFSLARPPCQDDLFLHIIEAGCSDLVLLGITGPLTGRIVTGNSEGYREPTVSSAPDFLAWYERWLDHMLAGRDNPDLALTSPALRAARSTSRNSTVAEQTRTP
- a CDS encoding TetR/AcrR family transcriptional regulator; amino-acid sequence: MPRPRSFDEKQVLNAVRDQFWGAGYAATSLEDLMRVSGLGKGSLYAAFGDKRQLFLRALRSYTEESHGHLRRALDEAPRALDALRALLKAPTDDVSDTGTRRGCLLANSAYELGNADPEVLDHAHRTYETSTALIGDCVARAQREGDLPTGVDPIGLARALLAAQQGLVFMSRTGLDTATLDLTARSLAARLLPDHSGD
- the dnaB gene encoding replicative DNA helicase, whose protein sequence is MALTDDRAAATDNGGGFDRQPPQDLAAEQSVLGGMLLSKDAIADVVEVVRPDDFYRPAHQAIYDCILDLYGRGEPADAITVSAELERRTELTRIGGAPYMHTLIATVPTAANAGYYAEIVAEKAVLRRLVEAGTRIVQLGYHGSEGAAIDEVVDRAQAAIYEVTERRTSEDYVALEHLLQPTMDEIDAIASRDGMSLGVPTGFADLDAVTNGLHPGQMIIVAARPGVGKSTLGLDFARSCSIKHGFSSVIFSLEMSKTEIVMRMLSAEARIRLQDMRGGKMTDDDWTRLARRMGEVSEAPLFVDDSPNLTMMEIRAKARRLKQRNDLKLVVVDYLQLMSSGKRVESRQQEVSEFSRHLKLLAKELEVPVVAISQLNRGPEQRTDKRPMLSDLRESGSLEQDADMVLLIHRPDAFERDDPRMGEADLILAKHRAGPTSTVTLAHQLHYSRFVDMAQS
- the rplI gene encoding 50S ribosomal protein L9, with the protein product MKLILTADVSGLGGPGDIVEVKDGYGRNYLMPRGLAILATRGAEKQVATIRRSQEGKRIRDLDHAKEIKSSLEGLGAIRHRVRASQDSGKLFGSVTTSDVVTAVKAAGGPLLDKRSIQLPGHIKKTGKHSVSVRLHPEVTVAINLEVAPA
- the rpsR gene encoding 30S ribosomal protein S18, coding for MAKPPVRKPKKKVCVFCKDARKGHPQNIDYKDTTLLRKYISDRGKIRARRVTGNCSQHQRDVAVAVKNSREMALLPYTSTAR
- a CDS encoding single-stranded DNA-binding protein encodes the protein MAGETTITVVGNLTADPDLRFTSSGAAVANFTVASTPRTFDRQSGEWKDGEALFLRCSLWRQAAENAAESLSRGMRVVVQGRLRQRSFKTKEGEDRTVVELEVDEIGPSLRYATAKVNKVNRGSGGGGGYGSSGGGGSAPVDDPWGSAPPAGPSGGSGGGYSDEPPF